The Chryseolinea soli genome contains a region encoding:
- a CDS encoding D-2-hydroxyacid dehydrogenase, whose amino-acid sequence MEIVITDGYTLNPGDLDWGEIQALGNVHYHDRTAPEDITDRCRHAEIIVTNKTPINTQIVQQATKLKLIAVTATGYNIIDVAAAQAKGIAVCNVPAYGTDSVAQHAIALMLELTNHVGENSLSVRQGEWSMAKDWCYSVSPLIELSGKVFGIVGFGRIGQRTAAIAEAFGMKVIFYSPSKKSLPVKQVSLEALFRESDFISLHCPLTPDNVGSVNKGLLSLMKPTAFLINTSRGQLINEMDLAAALTQGTLKGAALDVLSQEPPPPGHPLTGLKQCIITPHTAWLSVEARRRILTTTIENIKSFLAGSPRNLVTGR is encoded by the coding sequence ATGGAAATCGTAATTACAGACGGTTACACCCTCAATCCCGGTGATCTAGATTGGGGTGAGATACAAGCGTTGGGAAACGTGCACTATCACGACCGAACGGCACCAGAGGACATAACGGACCGATGCCGCCATGCCGAAATCATCGTAACGAATAAAACGCCGATAAACACCCAGATCGTTCAGCAAGCAACTAAACTGAAGCTGATCGCCGTAACGGCTACAGGGTACAACATAATTGACGTTGCCGCTGCACAGGCCAAAGGGATTGCCGTCTGCAACGTGCCAGCTTACGGTACTGATTCTGTGGCGCAACATGCCATAGCGTTAATGCTGGAGCTCACTAATCACGTTGGTGAGAACAGTCTCAGCGTACGCCAGGGCGAGTGGTCCATGGCGAAGGATTGGTGTTACTCGGTCAGTCCATTGATTGAACTCAGCGGGAAGGTTTTCGGGATAGTAGGCTTTGGAAGAATCGGTCAGCGCACGGCCGCTATAGCGGAGGCTTTTGGCATGAAGGTTATTTTCTACAGTCCATCAAAAAAATCATTACCTGTGAAGCAAGTATCACTGGAAGCGCTTTTCCGCGAAAGCGATTTCATATCCCTGCATTGCCCGCTAACGCCAGACAACGTTGGCTCTGTGAACAAGGGCTTGCTTTCGCTCATGAAACCGACGGCGTTTTTGATCAATACCTCACGCGGCCAACTCATCAATGAAATGGATCTGGCCGCAGCATTGACACAAGGAACGTTAAAAGGAGCGGCACTCGACGTACTGAGCCAGGAGCCTCCACCACCGGGTCATCCGCTGACGGGCTTGAAGCAATGTATCATCACACCGCATACGGCCTGGCTCAGTGTGGAGGCACGGAGGAGAATATTGACTACCACCATTGAAAATATAAAGAGCTTTCTCGCGGGCTCACCGAGAAACCTCGTGACCGGGCGATAA